In a single window of the Aminomonas paucivorans DSM 12260 genome:
- the rpsP gene encoding 30S ribosomal protein S16 gives MAVRIRFARHGKKKNPFYRLVVTESRSPRDGRFIEMLGTYNPMTDPAELRVDEERALHWLRNGATPSDTARAVLKKTGVWDKFTAEKA, from the coding sequence ATGGCAGTTCGAATCCGTTTCGCCCGCCACGGGAAGAAGAAGAACCCCTTCTACCGCCTGGTGGTGACCGAATCCCGGTCCCCCCGGGATGGGCGGTTCATCGAGATGCTGGGGACCTACAACCCCATGACGGATCCCGCGGAGCTGCGCGTGGACGAGGAGCGGGCGCTCCACTGGCTCCGCAACGGAGCCACCCCCTCCGACACGGCCCGGGCGGTGCTCAAGAAGACCGGCGTGTGGGACAAGTTCACCGCCGAAAAGGCCTAA
- a CDS encoding KH domain-containing protein, which produces MPEYGNLVDYIVRRLVDQPDEVKVAETRNEAGAVLVTIDVAQGDIGRIIGKRGSTINAIRLVTKAAAVKSGDKVDVDVDED; this is translated from the coding sequence ATGCCGGAATACGGGAACCTGGTGGACTACATCGTCCGCCGGCTGGTGGACCAGCCCGACGAGGTCAAGGTGGCGGAGACCCGCAACGAGGCGGGGGCCGTCCTGGTGACCATCGATGTGGCCCAGGGGGACATCGGGCGCATCATCGGCAAGCGGGGTTCCACCATCAACGCGATTCGGCTGGTGACGAAGGCGGCGGCGGTGAAGTCCGGCGACAAGGTGGACGTGGATGTCGACGAGGACTGA
- the rimM gene encoding ribosome maturation factor RimM (Essential for efficient processing of 16S rRNA), with the protein MSTRTDREDRPSRIVVGRILGPHGIKGVLKLQPLTDYPERFRSMDRLVVEFPAPKVGVHRAPRELTVLGLDVLESKNLFLVRTEEVHTCDEAESLKGGLVTVAPEERVPLEEDCYWIDDLLGLRVVEQDTGRDLGRLENVISTGSNDVYGVRTPDGALKMLPAIADVVRKVDLEAGTMTVVLLEGLWD; encoded by the coding sequence ATGTCGACGAGGACTGACCGGGAGGATCGTCCCTCCCGGATCGTGGTGGGCCGCATCCTGGGTCCCCACGGCATCAAGGGCGTCCTGAAGCTCCAGCCCCTGACGGACTACCCGGAGCGGTTCCGCTCCATGGACCGTCTGGTGGTGGAGTTTCCCGCCCCGAAGGTCGGGGTTCACCGGGCACCTCGGGAACTCACGGTGCTGGGGCTGGACGTGCTGGAGAGCAAGAACCTGTTCCTGGTGAGGACCGAGGAGGTCCACACCTGCGACGAGGCGGAATCCCTCAAGGGGGGCCTGGTCACGGTGGCGCCGGAGGAGCGGGTGCCCCTGGAGGAGGACTGCTACTGGATCGACGACCTTCTGGGGCTTCGGGTGGTGGAGCAGGACACGGGGCGCGACCTGGGACGTCTGGAGAACGTGATCTCCACGGGAAGCAACGACGTCTACGGGGTACGTACCCCCGACGGGGCCCTGAAGATGCTCCCCGCCATCGCCGACGTGGTCCGGAAGGTGGACCTGGAGGCGGGAACCATGACCGTGGTGCTCCTGGAGGGACTCTGGGACTGA
- the trmD gene encoding tRNA (guanosine(37)-N1)-methyltransferase TrmD translates to MRLSIVTAFPDLIRQYLGCSVLGRGVASGKLDVRVVDLRDHSQGDYRQVDDYSFGGGGMVLMAEPLARAVESLSGEGKPFVVYPSPQGVPLHQELVEDLSRVDHVVLVCGHYEGVDERFVRRFVDLEVSLGDFVLTGGELPAMALVDALARLVPGVVGRGEAVVNDSFYRGFLDHPHFTRPAAWRDDVVPEVLAGGDHGAIEEWRRREGVRRTLARRPDVLARAGLLPYLKHGIYVLQVHHPVRDERGEATVASVAAGELRDMARTCRTYGVRRFLVADPLPAQRDLAKRLQVHGAQGDGAARERGEALGLLKLFPRISRAAAWVREKEKADPLLVATSARPLQGAQHWLGLKRRFLEEDRPVVLVFGAGGGLHDEALRDCEGMLLPVRGGSPDGYNHLSGVGAVAVVLDRFLGWR, encoded by the coding sequence ATGCGCCTGTCCATCGTCACCGCCTTTCCGGACCTGATCCGACAGTACCTGGGGTGCAGCGTCCTGGGGCGGGGGGTGGCGTCGGGGAAGCTGGACGTCCGGGTGGTGGACCTGAGGGATCACTCCCAGGGAGACTACCGGCAGGTGGACGACTACAGCTTCGGCGGCGGAGGCATGGTCCTCATGGCGGAGCCCCTGGCCCGGGCGGTGGAATCCCTTTCGGGGGAGGGCAAGCCCTTCGTGGTGTACCCCAGCCCCCAGGGGGTGCCCCTTCACCAGGAACTGGTGGAGGACCTGTCCCGGGTGGACCACGTGGTGCTGGTGTGCGGCCACTATGAGGGGGTGGACGAGCGGTTCGTCCGCCGTTTCGTGGACCTGGAGGTCTCCCTGGGGGATTTCGTCCTCACGGGGGGAGAACTGCCTGCCATGGCCCTGGTGGACGCCCTGGCCCGACTGGTCCCGGGCGTGGTGGGACGGGGCGAGGCGGTGGTGAACGACTCGTTCTACCGGGGATTCCTGGACCACCCCCATTTCACCCGACCGGCCGCCTGGAGGGACGACGTCGTCCCGGAGGTGCTGGCGGGGGGGGACCACGGAGCCATCGAGGAATGGCGCAGGCGGGAAGGGGTCCGAAGGACCCTGGCCCGTCGGCCCGACGTGCTGGCCCGGGCGGGGCTTCTGCCCTACCTGAAGCACGGGATCTACGTCCTGCAGGTGCACCATCCGGTGCGGGACGAACGGGGCGAAGCGACCGTCGCCTCCGTGGCGGCGGGGGAGCTGCGGGACATGGCTCGAACCTGCCGCACCTACGGGGTCCGGCGGTTTCTGGTGGCCGACCCTCTGCCCGCCCAAAGGGACCTGGCAAAGCGGCTTCAGGTCCACGGAGCGCAGGGGGACGGGGCGGCAAGGGAGCGGGGCGAGGCCTTGGGACTCCTGAAGCTCTTTCCCCGCATCTCCCGGGCGGCAGCCTGGGTGAGGGAGAAGGAGAAGGCCGACCCCCTGCTGGTGGCCACCAGCGCCCGACCGCTGCAGGGAGCCCAGCACTGGCTGGGGCTCAAGCGGCGTTTCCTGGAGGAGGACCGACCGGTGGTGCTGGTGTTCGGCGCCGGCGGAGGGCTGCACGACGAGGCCCTGCGGGACTGCGAGGGGATGCTGCTTCCCGTTCGGGGGGGATCCCCCGACGGGTACAACCACCTCTCCGGGGTGGGTGCCGTGGCGGTGGTGCTGGACCGGTTCCTCGGCTGGCGCTAG
- the rplS gene encoding 50S ribosomal protein L19 — protein MIDPRIALIEKRYHKAEPTPPFRAGDTVKVHVKVREGNRERIQLFEGVVIGRQHGGLRENFIVRKISNGVGVERIFPIHCPSIDKIEVVRLGKVRRAKLYYLRKLSGKAARIKERREA, from the coding sequence ATGATCGATCCGCGCATTGCCTTGATCGAGAAGAGGTACCACAAGGCCGAGCCGACCCCGCCGTTTCGCGCCGGGGACACCGTGAAGGTGCACGTGAAGGTCCGGGAGGGCAACCGGGAGCGCATCCAGCTGTTCGAAGGCGTGGTCATCGGACGGCAGCACGGGGGACTGAGGGAGAACTTCATCGTCCGGAAGATCTCCAACGGCGTGGGGGTGGAGAGGATCTTCCCGATCCACTGCCCCAGCATCGACAAGATCGAGGTGGTCCGGCTGGGCAAGGTGCGCCGCGCCAAGCTGTACTACCTGCGCAAGCTCTCCGGCAAGGCGGCCCGCATCAAGGAGCGCCGGGAGGCTTAG
- the sixA gene encoding phosphohistidine phosphatase SixA — MRLYLLRHGEALEAEVHPDRPLSPAGEAQADRMGRFLARLGVDPGTFWCSPKLRALQTAERVGAALGGRVPETRSGLRPGDDPAALEEELATLSGTGLLVSHLPLLPRLASLLLTGREGRLDLLLPPAALAVLEREGRGGWRLELLVSPRHLEP, encoded by the coding sequence ATGAGACTGTATCTGCTGCGGCACGGAGAGGCTCTGGAGGCGGAGGTGCACCCGGACCGTCCCCTGTCCCCGGCGGGGGAGGCCCAGGCGGACCGGATGGGGCGGTTCCTCGCCCGTCTGGGGGTCGACCCGGGCACGTTCTGGTGCAGCCCCAAGCTTCGGGCGCTCCAGACCGCCGAGCGCGTGGGGGCCGCCCTGGGAGGGAGGGTCCCGGAGACGAGATCCGGCCTGCGCCCGGGGGACGACCCCGCTGCCCTGGAGGAGGAGCTGGCGACCCTGTCCGGGACGGGGCTGCTGGTGTCCCACCTGCCCCTCCTCCCTCGCCTGGCGTCCCTGCTCCTCACGGGAAGAGAGGGGCGCCTGGACCTCCTCCTGCCCCCCGCCGCCCTGGCGGTCCTGGAACGGGAGGGCCGGGGCGGGTGGAGGCTGGAACTCTTGGTCTCCCCTCGGCACCTGGAGCCCTAG
- a CDS encoding phenylacetate--CoA ligase family protein: MNTNRTPNQTATALERTRQRLRLLEERDHPYARKVRDAGLSWRDLDSLEALSAFPFTTKQDLQEHYPLGWLGCDRADLVRFHATSGTTGNPTVVAYTASDLDAWSGYMAWCLHLAGVRREDTVQVAYGYGLFTGGLGLHGGAERLGASVVPASGGFSERQIKLMKDLDVTVLACTPSYALKLAETWEESGGGPTPLRVGIFGAEPWSEGLRRQIEDRLGITALDVYGLSEAMGPGVAMECPHQNGLHLHPDSFLAEVIDPVTGRPVAPGEMGELVLTSLHKEAFPVIRYRTRDLTRLLTAPCPCGTEGPRIERIQGRSDDMLILRGVNVFPSQVEAALLSVEGLSGNYQMEVWTHEGMQNLVVRCERMPEVPDAASDALARRASKRLQERLGIRIDFEPLSPGKLPRFEGKAKRVVQAPAPAITR, translated from the coding sequence ATGAACACGAATCGGACCCCAAACCAAACCGCAACCGCCCTGGAACGCACCCGGCAACGGCTCCGCCTGTTGGAGGAGCGGGACCACCCCTATGCCCGGAAGGTGCGGGACGCGGGGCTTTCCTGGCGGGATCTGGACTCCCTGGAAGCCCTGTCCGCCTTTCCCTTCACCACCAAGCAGGACCTGCAGGAGCACTACCCCCTGGGGTGGCTGGGGTGCGACCGGGCCGACCTGGTGCGCTTCCACGCCACCTCGGGCACCACGGGGAACCCCACGGTGGTGGCCTACACCGCCTCGGATCTGGACGCCTGGTCGGGCTACATGGCCTGGTGCCTGCATCTGGCGGGGGTACGCCGGGAGGACACGGTGCAGGTGGCCTACGGATACGGCCTCTTCACCGGAGGGTTGGGACTGCACGGGGGGGCGGAGCGCCTGGGGGCATCGGTGGTTCCCGCCTCCGGGGGATTCTCGGAGCGTCAGATCAAGCTGATGAAGGACCTGGACGTGACGGTGCTGGCCTGCACCCCCTCCTACGCCCTGAAGCTGGCGGAGACCTGGGAGGAGTCCGGGGGCGGCCCCACTCCCCTGCGGGTGGGGATCTTCGGGGCGGAGCCCTGGTCCGAGGGGCTGCGACGGCAGATCGAGGACCGCCTGGGCATTACGGCCCTGGACGTCTACGGCCTCTCCGAAGCCATGGGACCGGGGGTGGCCATGGAGTGCCCCCATCAGAACGGGCTGCACCTGCACCCGGACTCCTTCCTGGCGGAGGTCATCGACCCCGTCACGGGCCGCCCCGTGGCCCCCGGGGAGATGGGGGAGCTGGTGCTCACCTCCCTGCACAAGGAGGCCTTCCCGGTGATCCGCTACCGCACCCGGGACCTCACCCGGCTCCTGACGGCCCCCTGTCCCTGCGGCACGGAGGGTCCCCGGATCGAGCGCATCCAGGGGCGAAGCGACGACATGCTCATCCTCCGGGGGGTCAACGTGTTCCCCTCCCAGGTGGAGGCGGCCCTCCTCTCCGTGGAGGGACTCTCGGGGAACTACCAGATGGAGGTGTGGACCCACGAGGGCATGCAGAACCTGGTGGTGCGGTGCGAGCGGATGCCCGAGGTCCCCGACGCCGCCTCCGACGCCCTGGCCCGTCGGGCCTCCAAGCGCCTCCAGGAGCGTCTGGGGATCCGCATCGACTTCGAGCCGTTGAGCCCGGGGAAGCTCCCCCGGTTCGAGGGCAAGGCGAAGCGGGTGGTGCAGGCCCCCGCCCCCGCCATCACCCGCTAG
- a CDS encoding GNAT family N-acetyltransferase has product MSPQDSPKPFPVLVTPRLVLRSLCAEDAPALHRVWTEPAVTEYLVLTPFSSLGETEGMMRILTDLWPFGQGVRWVLEEEGRVLGTCGFHNLAPEHRRAEVGYEMASEAWGRGLMSEALSAVLEFGFGTLGFHRVEAFVNRGNRRSEALLGRLGFHHDGCLRDYEFSRGGFVDQECHSLLDREWGEGRGALLPSSLRCGSVV; this is encoded by the coding sequence GTGTCACCCCAAGACAGTCCGAAGCCCTTCCCTGTCCTGGTTACCCCCCGCCTCGTCCTGCGTTCCCTGTGTGCCGAGGACGCCCCGGCCCTGCACCGGGTGTGGACCGAGCCGGCGGTGACGGAGTACCTGGTCCTGACGCCCTTTTCGTCCCTGGGGGAGACGGAGGGGATGATGCGCATCCTCACGGACCTCTGGCCCTTCGGGCAGGGGGTTCGTTGGGTCCTGGAAGAGGAGGGCCGGGTCCTGGGGACCTGCGGGTTCCACAACCTGGCGCCGGAGCACCGGAGAGCGGAGGTGGGGTACGAGATGGCCTCCGAGGCCTGGGGCCGGGGGCTCATGTCCGAGGCCCTGTCCGCCGTCCTGGAGTTCGGTTTCGGGACCCTGGGGTTCCATCGGGTGGAGGCCTTCGTGAACCGGGGAAACCGGCGCTCCGAGGCCCTGCTGGGGCGGCTGGGGTTCCACCACGACGGGTGTCTCCGGGACTACGAGTTCTCCCGGGGGGGCTTCGTGGACCAGGAGTGCCACTCCCTCCTCGACCGGGAGTGGGGAGAGGGCAGGGGGGCTTTGTTGCCCTCTTCCCTTCGATGTGGTAGCGTGGTGTAA
- a CDS encoding putative metalloprotease CJM1_0395 family protein: protein MDVASVSAIPERPAAPPTRVAGGSRAPVVSPEDSGLSGAERQAVARLRRNEALIRAQESDLRARGGDCVRSVRYVYAVGPDGNRYVAAAEVRLEGPEEALRDLGESGGAVASGVRVDSRKTDAAEDARDEKPSGSSSNRASASVDRKATSPYAQTPETQRAIRELERIDREVRAHEAAHRAAGGAYAGAATFGYVQGPDGRSYAVSGEVPIHAPAGDTPEETARILSQVRAAALAPGDPSGPDMAVAASAAAGIAAAQAELASKRAEEAYAPQQVFSARREEPSGSTIPLLAPTETPASEDEGLGWVA, encoded by the coding sequence ATGGACGTGGCTTCCGTTTCTGCCATCCCCGAAAGACCCGCAGCCCCTCCCACCCGCGTCGCCGGGGGGAGCCGGGCCCCCGTGGTCTCCCCGGAGGACTCGGGGCTTTCCGGGGCGGAACGCCAGGCCGTGGCGCGGCTTCGCCGCAACGAGGCCCTCATCCGGGCCCAGGAATCGGACCTGCGCGCCCGGGGAGGGGACTGTGTCCGCTCGGTGCGGTATGTCTACGCCGTGGGCCCCGACGGGAACCGCTACGTCGCCGCCGCGGAGGTGCGCCTGGAAGGTCCCGAGGAAGCGCTGCGCGACCTGGGGGAGTCCGGGGGCGCCGTGGCCTCGGGGGTGCGGGTGGACTCCAGAAAGACCGACGCCGCCGAAGACGCCCGGGACGAAAAGCCCTCCGGCTCCTCCTCGAATCGCGCCTCCGCCTCCGTGGATCGGAAGGCCACGTCTCCCTACGCCCAGACCCCGGAGACCCAGCGGGCCATCCGGGAGCTGGAGCGCATCGACCGGGAGGTGCGGGCCCACGAGGCGGCCCACCGGGCCGCCGGGGGAGCCTACGCCGGGGCGGCCACCTTCGGGTACGTCCAGGGGCCCGACGGGCGCAGCTACGCCGTGTCCGGAGAGGTGCCCATCCACGCCCCCGCCGGGGACACCCCGGAGGAGACCGCCCGGATCCTCTCCCAGGTCCGGGCCGCCGCCCTGGCCCCGGGAGACCCTTCCGGTCCCGACATGGCCGTGGCCGCCTCCGCCGCAGCGGGCATCGCCGCAGCCCAGGCCGAACTGGCCTCCAAGAGGGCCGAGGAGGCCTACGCTCCCCAGCAGGTCTTCTCCGCCCGCCGGGAGGAGCCCTCGGGTTCGACGATCCCCCTTCTCGCCCCCACGGAAACCCCTGCCTCGGAAGACGAAGGGCTCGGATGGGTCGCGTGA
- a CDS encoding YgiQ family radical SAM protein, whose amino-acid sequence MGRVTRSPALPSRGAPADPSRFLPTSPGEMAARGWDRPDFLLVSGDAYVDHSSFGPAVVGRFLESLGFRVALLPQPDWHTPEPFASLGRPRLAALVTAGNLDSLVCHFTAEKKRRRRDEFSPGGEPGHRPDRATLVYCNRIRELWKDLPLIVGGIEASLRRLAHYDYWSDEVRRSLLVDCRADLLVYGMGEVPLERIARGLEEGRPVESLREVPGTCYRVKGDGVPPEAVRLPSYDAVRGDGRIFCDAFRLASEEQDPFRGRPLAQDQGAWWVVQNPPAPPLSPEELDRVYELPFTGEAHPRYSDAGVPALEEVRFSLTSHRGCFGDCSFCALSLHQGRRIQRRTIPSLIREATALTERRDFKGTLHDVGGPTANFRVPPCEKARRDGPCRGRTCLGPSPCPNLRADHRDYRELLRRLRSLPGVRKVFVRSGLRYDYLLLDPDGSFLEDLCAHHVSGQLRIAPEHASDAVTARMNKPGREVLERFMERFAETNRKLGKDQYLVYYFMTSHPGCTLTDAVELAEFLHRRRIRPREVQDFTPTPGSRSTCMYHTGLDPLTGEPVHVPRGRERHLQRALVQYWMPENASLVREALRAAGREDLIGTAPRCLVPPEERRRAGKDDGSGSRGPGTRPRRHP is encoded by the coding sequence ATGGGTCGCGTGACCCGCAGCCCGGCCCTCCCCTCCCGGGGAGCCCCTGCCGATCCCTCCCGCTTCCTGCCCACCAGCCCCGGGGAGATGGCCGCCCGGGGCTGGGATCGTCCGGACTTCCTGTTGGTCTCCGGGGACGCTTACGTGGACCACTCCAGCTTCGGCCCCGCCGTGGTGGGGCGGTTCCTGGAGTCCCTGGGCTTCCGGGTGGCCCTGCTTCCCCAGCCGGACTGGCACACCCCGGAGCCCTTCGCCTCCCTGGGGCGTCCCCGCCTGGCGGCGCTGGTGACGGCGGGGAACCTGGACTCCCTGGTGTGCCACTTCACCGCCGAGAAGAAGCGCCGCCGCCGGGACGAGTTCTCTCCGGGGGGAGAGCCGGGGCACCGCCCCGATCGGGCCACCCTGGTGTACTGCAACCGGATCCGGGAGCTGTGGAAGGACCTGCCCCTGATCGTGGGAGGCATCGAGGCGAGCCTGCGCCGCCTGGCCCACTACGACTACTGGTCCGACGAGGTGCGTCGGTCCCTGCTGGTGGACTGCCGGGCGGACCTCCTGGTCTACGGCATGGGGGAGGTCCCCCTGGAGCGCATCGCCCGAGGGCTGGAAGAGGGGCGTCCCGTGGAGTCCCTCCGGGAGGTCCCCGGAACCTGTTACCGCGTCAAGGGGGACGGGGTGCCCCCCGAGGCGGTGCGGTTGCCCTCCTACGACGCCGTGCGGGGGGACGGGCGGATCTTCTGCGACGCCTTCCGCCTCGCCTCGGAGGAGCAGGATCCCTTCCGGGGGCGTCCCCTGGCCCAGGACCAGGGGGCCTGGTGGGTGGTGCAGAATCCCCCCGCTCCCCCCCTCTCCCCGGAGGAGCTGGACCGGGTGTACGAGCTGCCCTTCACCGGGGAGGCCCATCCCCGCTACTCCGACGCCGGGGTCCCGGCGCTGGAGGAGGTGCGCTTCAGCCTCACCAGCCACCGGGGCTGCTTCGGGGACTGTTCCTTCTGCGCCCTGTCCCTTCACCAGGGGCGGAGGATCCAGCGGCGCACCATCCCCTCCCTGATCCGGGAGGCCACGGCCCTGACGGAGCGGCGGGACTTCAAGGGGACCCTCCACGATGTGGGGGGGCCCACGGCGAACTTCCGCGTCCCCCCCTGCGAGAAGGCCCGAAGGGACGGCCCCTGCCGGGGTCGCACCTGCCTGGGTCCCTCCCCCTGTCCCAACCTCCGGGCGGACCACCGGGATTACCGGGAGCTGCTGCGCCGCCTGCGTTCCCTTCCGGGGGTGCGCAAGGTCTTCGTGCGCTCCGGCCTGCGCTACGACTACCTCCTCCTGGACCCGGACGGTTCCTTTCTGGAGGACCTCTGCGCCCACCACGTGAGCGGGCAGCTTCGCATCGCCCCGGAGCACGCCAGCGACGCCGTCACCGCCCGGATGAACAAGCCCGGCCGGGAGGTTCTGGAGCGGTTCATGGAGCGCTTCGCCGAGACCAACCGGAAGCTGGGGAAGGATCAATACCTGGTGTACTATTTCATGACCTCCCACCCCGGGTGCACCCTGACGGACGCGGTGGAGCTGGCGGAGTTCCTCCACCGTCGCCGCATCCGCCCCCGGGAGGTGCAGGACTTCACCCCCACCCCGGGGAGCCGGTCCACCTGCATGTACCACACCGGGCTGGACCCCCTCACGGGGGAGCCGGTGCACGTGCCCCGGGGGAGGGAGCGTCATCTCCAGCGTGCCCTGGTGCAGTACTGGATGCCCGAGAACGCCTCCCTGGTGCGGGAGGCCCTGCGGGCGGCGGGGCGGGAGGACCTCATCGGCACCGCCCCCCGCTGTCTGGTGCCTCCGGAGGAACGACGGCGGGCGGGAAAGGACGACGGAAGCGGATCCCGGGGCCCCGGCACGAGGCCCCGAAGACACCCTTGA
- a CDS encoding AIM24 family protein, giving the protein MQWYLSYGGDRIGPLEEEQARQKVRQDPEGFAWRQGLADWLPMKQVPELFGPTPDDGIPPLPASPGARRRADEVDFRVFGQEMQYVELELDPGESVVAEAGAMMYKDPSVHMDSVFGDGSASSGGTLMDKVLGAGKRVLTGESLFMTLFSQSGAGKGRVAFGAPYPGCILPVSLPDLGGTLICQKDSFLCAARGVSIGIYFQKKILTGLFGGEGFIMERLEGDGMAFVHAGGTVLERDLAAGETVHVDTGCVVGFVPSVSFDIQQVGNIKTALFGGEGLFFASLTGPGRIWLQSLPFSRLAGRMLAAAPQKGGSRGEGSLLGGLGNLLDGDNRF; this is encoded by the coding sequence ATGCAGTGGTACCTAAGCTATGGGGGGGACCGGATCGGTCCCCTGGAGGAGGAACAGGCCCGACAGAAGGTGAGGCAGGACCCGGAGGGGTTCGCCTGGCGGCAGGGGCTTGCGGACTGGCTTCCCATGAAACAGGTTCCGGAGCTTTTCGGGCCGACCCCCGACGACGGCATTCCTCCCCTTCCCGCGTCGCCCGGAGCGAGGCGGCGGGCGGACGAGGTGGACTTCCGGGTCTTCGGCCAGGAGATGCAGTACGTGGAACTGGAGCTGGACCCGGGGGAGAGCGTCGTGGCGGAGGCGGGAGCCATGATGTACAAGGACCCGTCGGTGCACATGGACAGCGTCTTCGGGGACGGTTCCGCCTCCTCCGGGGGGACCCTCATGGACAAGGTCCTGGGGGCGGGCAAGCGGGTCCTCACCGGGGAGAGCCTCTTCATGACCCTCTTCTCCCAGTCCGGAGCCGGCAAGGGACGGGTGGCCTTCGGGGCCCCCTATCCGGGGTGCATCCTTCCCGTCTCCCTGCCGGACCTGGGGGGCACCCTCATCTGCCAGAAGGACAGCTTCCTCTGCGCCGCCCGAGGGGTCTCCATCGGCATCTACTTCCAGAAGAAGATCCTCACGGGGCTCTTCGGCGGGGAAGGGTTCATCATGGAGCGTCTGGAGGGGGACGGGATGGCCTTCGTCCACGCCGGGGGCACGGTGCTGGAGCGGGACCTGGCGGCGGGGGAGACGGTGCACGTGGACACGGGCTGCGTGGTGGGGTTCGTCCCCTCCGTATCCTTCGACATCCAGCAGGTGGGGAACATCAAGACCGCCCTCTTCGGCGGGGAGGGGCTCTTCTTTGCCAGCCTCACCGGCCCCGGGCGCATCTGGCTCCAGTCCCTGCCCTTCTCCCGCCTGGCGGGGAGGATGCTGGCCGCGGCTCCCCAGAAGGGGGGCAGCCGGGGAGAGGGCTCCCTCCTGGGCGGTCTGGGGAACCTGCTGGACGGGGACAACCGGTTCTAG
- a CDS encoding cupin domain-containing protein: MEDREPVVKRLKDLRCFTAPDGSHLAEVLHPHREELPGDGAFSLSWASVPPGGATLPHLLEGRTETYWYLEGSGAMTVGESRISVEAGTAVLVPPGTVQWVENPGPGTLAFLCLVSPPWTEESDRRA; the protein is encoded by the coding sequence TTGGAGGATCGGGAACCGGTGGTGAAACGCCTGAAGGACCTGCGGTGCTTCACCGCCCCCGACGGGTCGCATCTGGCGGAGGTGCTCCATCCTCATCGGGAGGAGCTGCCCGGGGACGGGGCCTTCAGCCTGTCCTGGGCCAGCGTGCCCCCCGGGGGGGCCACGCTGCCCCACCTGCTGGAGGGGCGGACGGAGACCTACTGGTACCTGGAGGGATCGGGGGCCATGACGGTGGGGGAGAGTCGCATCTCCGTGGAGGCGGGCACGGCGGTCCTGGTGCCTCCCGGGACGGTGCAGTGGGTGGAGAACCCCGGGCCGGGGACGTTGGCCTTTCTGTGCCTGGTGAGCCCCCCCTGGACGGAGGAGTCGGACCGGAGGGCCTAG